The following is a genomic window from Episyrphus balteatus chromosome 1, idEpiBalt1.1, whole genome shotgun sequence.
ttcgttggtcgctctcATGTGCAAGGGGCTTTAATATTTAACCACGAATTTGAAATGCCAACTTCATTGAGGAACTAAGGAATAATATCTTTCAAAGAAATTTCGAAAACTGTCTGCTCAAAGGGttataaatagtttaaaaaaaaaaaaaaaaaaaaaaaaaaaaaaacaaaatggtcgATTGGTTGACAGAAATTTCTAACACTTAATTTTTACTTTCGTCAGCTActacaaattaattttgtagagatattttatattttttttttctcaattatgtttcttaaaaattgtGCAATCATTCAGTTTTTCTAATCATCGTTTTTGAATATATTAATGGACaacaattgcaaaaaaaagttgactgTTGAATCAGATCTATCATTTTTGCGCTTCAGAAACCtctggaaaaaaaatgtttccaataaaaaaattccaaaatcttCAGAATTTCTTTTCAAGGAATAAGCCTTTTGTCAGTTATTATAAGTAGTCTTAAACTACGACTTATGaataggtatttattttttcctcATAGTGTCCTTATTAGCTgacaataatttaaatttcttgttCAGATTATTTTAGGAAAACATACAATTTACTGGTGTAATTTTGGTCTTACaataatatttcttaaaaaattgtaagaaaaaaattgtatgttcaCACGgtttcaacacaattttttataCTGAAAGATCTCACAATATTGTTTGACTTAACAAATGCTCTAAAATGACCTGGAGTGGAATCGGCTAACACAATAGTTGATAGTCAATAAACTACAAATTATGAAGCAAAAATTTGCTCAACTTGGAGCAAACTCTAAAGTTGGTTAACTTTTGAGTGAATTGAAAAACGAGTAGAAAATTTGTTTCATtcacttattttctttttaactgCCTGTTTTCAACttgctattttaaaatttccatttGATATTTGTGACAATTAATgaaagtaccgttaattttaaatgaaattatatgtataacaaatttatttatttattttatttatttattataaaaaaatacaaattaaaaaatgacattttagaGTGTTTGAGAAGGAGAATTACGAAACCCATTTTGTCTGTATTCTCATTCTCGTCCTCTATTTCTTATGAATTCTCGAGTCCTCGGCATGGCgcttaaaaaaacattcaacaaATTTAATATGGTCTTGGAAAAAGTAATCTGCAACACAAATTATCGTGAAAATATCCACCAACTTACTGGccgaagaaacaaaaaagaatccaattcacaaataaaagaaACTAAGActtaaaccatatttttttttacaaaatttacattttatttacatattatttacaattaaattatttttataaaaaaaatcaacacaaaaatacaattaaattaattttttacccCTCAAACCCTCCTAGCATCTTGAATATTTGTCATCAGCCGAACAGTAGCATAATAGAAAAACTCCACAATACTCAGCGCCGAAAATCCCATAAACAAACCCAACAATCCACCACAATTGGCAACAAAATCTGTTATTCCATACAATTCCGATCGCTTCGATGTAATAAATTGATTCTCTTTAAAATGCATCGACAATCTGGACATCCTTACACCAACATTCTCGGCCATATACTGAGTATCACCATGCGATGCCAGCATCTTTTGCATATTATAATTACCCTGTGACAATTCAGTATTGTAAACTAGCGAAGTGCATGAAGGGAGACAGTTGCACTTGGACTTCTTTTCGCTATCAATTAGATTCGGATCGTTCAAGCCTTCACCAAATTCATGAATGAGTAAATCATCTTCAGCCAAATCGTAACAGTGGATTTTCTTTTCATCACAAACTGGAGTGTGTGGAGACCTTGGCATGGAGAATTTGACACAACCACATTTGCTTAGTGTGTAGTTGCTCAGACATTCTAATTCACAGTTACTCTGAGTGTAAATCTTAAAGAATTTCAAGTAACGTTCGTTGTTGAAAAAACATTGTCGACGACTTGGTTCATAATCGCTAATTGCATTCATAGTTTCAATCATATTTGGCTTTACGAGTACCACAACTTCTTTGTCATAGGGAACCCGAATAAAGTTTCGTGAAACTTGGGGAACATCATCAGGCGAGTGGAGAGTCACCTTGAAACCCTCGAGTGCTCCACGACAAATGTAATCGAAATCATTTTCGTAACTTTGGAGAGATACCACCAAGCTAGCTCTCGATCCAGCACCGAGAACACGTGCCGGGAAGGTTTCAATCCCAGCATCGGAGTCATAACCTTCCTGAAGTGACCATTTGGTTgggtgttttcttttttgactcTTCGACGATTGAGTGGAGAGATAATGAATATGCTGGTATGTGTTTTCTCGATAGATTTCCGATGCATTCAACCCATTAAAAGTGTAACAAACACCTTCTTCGGTataagtcttgaaaaagacatCCTCACAGTTCCCCAAATGAGTTACCCACTTGCAAAAAGGGAAATTTCTTTCAAACTGGGGAACAATTTCATCCAACCGTTCCTCAAAGTTGGTCTGTTCGAAATTTGGAAAGTTCATATCACTAACCAAATGATTTCCACAGATTTGTAATAAACTTCTCATTCGATTCAAATCAATTTGTGACATATTTGAGGGTTTCTCATAAACTCGACCCCCAAAACTCATTAAATGCCTATAAAATTGAGTAAAGTCGAAAGTTTCATTGCGGATACTTTTTGTCTCGGAACAAATTGTGACAGCTGGAAATGGTATATTCCAGACGGGTGTagatttttcagaaaaactcaCAATCACCGGAGTTTCAACCCATTTTATATAAGTGTTGTAGATTAAGTGGGTACAAAAGCAAATGGAAATTAGTAAAGCTACAATCCAAACGATTTTCTCACGGAAAGGTCGTTTCTGGCCGAGGTATTGTACTCCATGGATTGTAGTGTACATGCAATATTCGTGGTACATGTGATTGACCAATTTGGATTTTGGAGCTTTGATGGTTGAAGGTGTTGGTGGTCTTTGTTGTTGAGTTGCAGTTAGTGGTGCAGGTGGAAGCATATTGAAATCGTGTTCCATGGAGTCGAATGAATCACCAACGGTGAACATTTTTATGCGATCGGGACCGGGTgggtttttttctttcataataaaaaaacaaaataataggaAAAAAGGAaagtaagaaaaactaaaatcaaaaacttaaaacagaAAGTTAGGctatttgaattgaaatataaaaGTGACAGGTGCATCGTGCGCATGAGCAAGTGGATAAAAGCTCTCTTtgccataaaaataaatgtacaGCTTTTTCGCTCTTTCATTCAGATTTAACTTGTAAGGATATTTTGTCTCTATTTGAAACTTCGGATAACATTTTTGCAAACGTGGTGCATTCACAATGAtgattttaaaagtattttttttattgcaaaatgtttaagcGAAGATGACAAAGTAATTATGGTATTTGTTTAGCCATTTTTGATGgaagtaaataaaatatagaGTGAAATTAAAGGAATTCTGTTTTGATGAAGGTATGGAATGTTACACTAGATAAGGATCATGAATATTCTGCAATATTCTATTTCTTTGCGTCTTATCTTATGAAAATTTGCCATACATATATTAtgccaaacaaataaataaaagaagaaagtaaatcaaattgtgtccattttaaaattgaatcgcttatacgtgttttttgcattaaaaaagtgtttatgtttatcgaattaagcataaaatatggaaaattttgatatataatggtgttcaacttgttccagactCTTTTGCagtctttcgtagttttattacctaccttttgagagaattccAATTCTCATTAATTTGGCAGTCTTCCTAATCTAGTGCACATTACTGACCATACATTAGCTGCCTATTTCAACTGTAATATCGAAGCCAATAtaaggccaaatagtcaaaattgtaagaaattcgacgaatacctactaaataaaatgcacgactgggtcgcacgaacttgctcttagagttcaagttgcttaaattttgaagactttttatatgtatgtatagacatttgggaaatgtaggtacatatacatataaaaacaaaaaaaataaaaaaaacataaaattcgttttaaaataaaattaaataaaatctgaaatcaaattgccccacaaaacaagtatgcagttttgattgaaatATGAAgacgcatttttagaaaaaaaaatttcaaaatctttagagccgttttttaaaaaaactaatttttttataaataacactgcacaacaaggttttggatgaataaactatacaatacttttccaatggtttttggtgtgctgaactcgaatctggagtcagaaaaattctatcagctctagtttttgaaataaacaaaaagcttAATTTTGCTGTGcagtgtaattttttgaaaaacaagttttaaaataaaattggtatgtcattttgtcgaaattactaatcaacatcttaaaacaatatttcaaaaaaattgaatgtcccgttttcgaaaatttgatttttcaaaaaaaaattttcaaaatttttttaaaaatccaaaaattatttttttcaaaattttatttttggcttatattaaaattatgtaaatgcttttttataaaaaatttggttgaaatacaataagcagtttggaagaaaatcagatttgaaaaaaacggtctatggcaggtaccgttaataatgattttccaaaaaaaaaagttttcaccaaaagatagaccttatctaaaaactaacatttgaatttttttaacaaaatcgttggagccgttttcgataaattaaaCTTCTCCCGAAAtttttatatggcaggtaccgttatttttggtccaaaaaaattaattcaaaaaatccctctggagagtctccaaaaactgctacatagcaagtttgaagtccatcggtccatccgtttaggctctagctccttatacagacagacagacagacggacttccgggacccacttttttggcattgtctatcatcgtaatgttatggaaaaatgttatctcaacttttttttttgtacgaatgcataacttgatatatagtacctatgtatatcgcaagtaaaaatttttttgtgcacacattttgcattgattttttttttcaatatagaaaattttttatttgcaatacaaattttattttcaatgcaaataatttgcaatatttttttttgtaatgcaaaatatttttagttgagataaatattattttttaaatctgttatgaaaatcaaattcattaaaaattaaacgatTTTTAACTACCATGACGGAAACATAGCTATTATACTGTGTGACAAAAAAGGGTAaacaaagaatacaaaaatcggtttattttttttttctctgtcaaTTATTCTcaaccgattttcataaaattaaatatttttttaaaaatcatgtttaaattgaTGTAAATGTCGaagaaaaggaatttttaaaattgttcatttTATACAGTCTAGGTAGTTTAACAATCCGCTGTTATACGTTGTTGAAAAGGTCTTATTGTCttctttgcaataaaaaaaaatttaatttgacgaagctagaatttttgcaataaatgatgttccaaaaaatcatttttgccgAAGATGTCATTGCTAGGAAGATGTTGAGTGGGACTTTCTGAAATTCATGCTTCATAGCTATACTTATATAATTCTATAAGCTCACTTCCTGAAGTGGTATGGGAATTCACTgggtttttaaagaaaatataacttctacctatacaaaaaatcgTTTCTTTTCGCCGttaattcaaaaaagaaattttgaaacgATTTTGCtggatttttcaataaattgctTTTGAGCTTGTAAGTGTACATGCTctactgaatttttaaaaatttaaatgtcagTTGGCATTTTAACCATCAAAAGTTTGAATGTCTAAGTGAAAATTTGAATGTCTAAGTGAAAACTACTTGCTTGCTAGAATTTGCATCTGTGGCTTCGGCTTAAAGgtatacataaaattaatacgagtcgttttgtcttttttgcttattgtttgagttgttttttttaaacaaacgacACGTGTCAAAAAGTCGGAAAAGTCAAGTACTCGTGCATTTGCATAATTGAAATGCGTAAACGTCAAAaacttgaaatgaaaatttaattgaaatcacAATTTTCTcgtaatttataaattaaagcatcattttttaaaatgacacTAAAACTTCAAGTGCTGGGATTCCATCATTTTAATTTGCCTTGAATATTTTATGACgtcaaacagaaaaaataaaaaaaaacaacatttaaccACATACTCACATATGTACATCAACTTGAACCACATAatctaattgaaatttttgctaatttttccctcatttttatcaaattaactTAATGATATTATGTGTATGTATGTGCTCTTTTCTTCTgtgcaaattataaaatttacgAGAACCAATTTTGGCCAATTACACATGAGAGAAAAGAATAAAAtaggtttgtttgtttgtgtataTATCCCACATGTACATATTTTCAGTTATTATGCAATAAAAATACTTCTACCGAAAATTCACGCACATACGAGCATATGCACACGACGACATACTTAACCAACCTGTCCAAAAAAGAGCTTAACATTCTCTCTCTTGATTTCAGTTAAGCATGATATGAGAATGAGAGTATGAGTGATTATACCTTGAATGTTGGATATACtcgtaataataataatcaaaaaaaaaaatgtacaacctTTTCGATCTGGAATTTATGGTTGTCCTTTGACATTTCACACATTCCAACTCTGacatattaatttattcatacGTTTTTATGTTTTACACAAATTAACCACAAACAAGTGTGTATGAATATGGACCAGGACGTGTTATCTGTCAGAACAAAAAAGTATGTGAGCTTTTTACTTACAAAGGCGTAGAAGATTTATtggaaagttaaaattaaaaagtagtcattttaaaaaagaaaaacaaaattgaacacAAACAGAACTTGACAGACTCTTGTGacattttattacatttttctgAAGTTTGTCGTTAAAGAATTTAACGTaatagaattttgataaaaaacttaaacactAACTGTCAATAATAGGCGTTTTTCTTATTTAGTTCTGAACAGAGtctgaactgtcaaaaaaaagccGTGTTTCTTTTATGTTCAGTGCGTTCAGAGCCTCAAAATTTGTGTATCTTTTTTGTTCAGAAATCGTTCAATGCTTTTTCAGAGACCGGACTACGAGCTTGCAAAAAATTAACAGTAGTTTTCTTTGCAATATTTGTAATTcaaaatcatttcttgaaatcactttttacttaaattaatgatttattagcatttttaataatcccgtttttttttttttatataatcatAACCGCTTAAGAAATTCACCTTTTTAAATCCtattttctcgttttttttacaatcaaacaaacagctgacaattgacacttttcactcctTGCTCAAGCccaaaagtaggagcagaaaaacttgaacttttctttattttttccgaatatgtatttcaaaaacgtggaACACGCCTATTGTGTTCCTTTATTCCTCGAAATATCCCGGATAAActattttgttgtttctttaTCCATTCTGGAATATTTGGAATGCATTCTTTTTATTCCAAATCAGACCTGGAATTTATGGAATATTTTCCCACACATACGCTGTTGTGTGTAGGTTGTAGTGAAAAGCTGtccgtttttcgaaaaaaagcaatTCTGGCACATAAATACAAATTGtgggaaaaaataattaattaatacgaaagtttttattctatttgtttgaaattaaagaaataataaaaggtGATTTTGTATGTGTTTGTGCTTTAATACTAAAAAATGTGGTTGAACATCTGACTGACATTCTTTTTAGGCTATTTCTGTTTCTCTATTTTTGCGTTCTGGATATTctggaaaaaataaagaaatacacTCAAAATGACAGATTGTAGAACAAGTTGggacgagtttttttttttcatgaagcaCACAAACTAgtacttttcggatcttttTTGTGCGGATctgattcattaaacagacctaatgactaaaaaaaaaaattcctataaATTGACAAATGTCATTTGGTGACAGTTTGTTCTGAAATCTGtttcaataataattcaaaGCGCTCAGAACACGTCCAGTTCAGAGCTttcctttgaacaaaaaaaaaaaaaagaaaaacttcctTTGGAAGTGTTAGTCTACTCaggagtagaaatctagtactaccAACCACACATTCTATAACCTTCAACAGAAGATCATGAGctaattgtagtactagatctacttaTCATCTACTCATAAGTAGTTTATGAACTCCAATGGAACACGGCTATTATAGCCACATTCCTTTAGATGTGGTAGACAACTTATAAGTACATGGTTACTAAATCTAGTAGGTACTACAATCAACTCATGAAATGAGCTCTGCTCCAGTAGATAACATATGTAGTTGGTAGTACTAAATTTGGGTTGGgatcgaaattctgtatgtgccaaaattcggattccaaaattctgtattttaaaatgctgtaaattcaaaattctgtattttaaaattctgtaaattcaaaattctgtattctgaaattctataaatacaaaattctggatttcaaaaatctgtattcctaaattctgtaaatgataaaagaaaaattattttgataccaaaacaatttttcttttatcatttacagaattttggagtacagatttttggtattttctttgaAGAAAATGTCGAAGTAATAAAGTACCTCCCCAATTAATTAGCATATGACTTAAAGCTACAGCCGTTTTACCAAACGGCTCTTATACACTGTTatacttaatttgtttattgaATAGGTACAAATTGTTTAACAGGAAAGACCAAAAGGTATAGGTGTGAATTATACAGAATACCTAATGGAtttccagaattttgaaaacagaattttggatttacagaattttgaaatacagaataatagaaaagcagaataatggaatacagaattatgttcatacagaattttttattgaaataccgaattttggtcatacagaatttaggaatacagaataacgactcGTTCCCACTAAATTTCTAGTCAAAAAAGGACTCCTAACATTCCCCAGTGCACATTGAATAAAGTCCAATCGAACAAACCTATTAATTGATGCTTTTTATATGGTATTCTTCTgtcaaatttaattatttccaAAGCCATGTCTATCATTCTACTCTGATGTAAATTGCTTCGTCCAATGGAACACACCTAACTACACATGTGATACTTTTAAAGCCCATTCACAATAGAGAGtggttttgtttgattttcaattaatttgccaaccgatattattttatttcgtaGAAATATAAACTGGAATATAATAACCGTTCGACTTGACAGATTATTGTGTTAAAATGCTTTTAGGTCAAAATTCTTACTCATgtgaattttactaaaaaaaaacacagaaaatcttccaaaaaagaaaatattcattaaaaaccTTCAagtataaaaatgttaaaacgtcaacttaatcaaattaaataaagaaaaatgctCATTAAAACTGACAACCATTTAAAAGAGAAACTAATTAAATAAAGAGATCTCCAACAAACTAACCTAATCGTAACCAGGTCCTTCCATAGAAAGAACTTTGTATGtatgattaaattaaatttgacagttttttgcTTTTAGCATTTCATTTTGTCAGCAGAATTTATGGTTCATAGTATCGTTAACAAGCAACCAAGTCATAAAGAGGCtttctttattattatattcACATCCTTTCATCCTTTTTTCCTTAGTGGCTATTTCgtagaagaaaataaaatttttttatcgatcGTCTCACCGGAGAAATTGTATGGCAATGAAATGAAACATACCTACAAGTATGAGGCTATACCCTTTTTTCCATTATTCCTGGGTTAACCTTTAACTTTACTGCAACGctaaccatttttttgttttgtttttctctatTTAACATTGTTTAGAAGACTAGAGAAGACTGATATCATGTTCACACACAAGCTTTGTCTGTTTTTAACAAGAAGTTGGTTGGGTTAAAAAGGTTTCACAGCATcacacaaacaattttgctaGTAAACTGGGAAATATGTCattgataacattttttattgctAGTGTCACATGTCAAACGAAAAAGTGGTATGGtgcagaaaagttttttttgcagagAGCCATCTACTACTTCAACTGCTGGTAGACACCGACTACAAGTTCATGAAACTTAACCATGATGATAAGAGAAAAGTGACTTTGTTATTTCagtaaaaagtttataaaagaaTTCATTTCTGctgaaagaaagaagaagaaaaatgtttttacttCGATACTCGTAGTATtctgtttaactttttttttcttcaacaacaTTTATACAAAAGAGGATGAGGTACGTTAGAAACAGTTGTGTAGTGACAGTTGCTATCTATTTGAGGACAAGACAAATGACAACCCATTTTGGATGAAAGTGGAGACAATTTAATATTCTATTTGCGAGCGCAAAAGTACCAATTTCCTTTAGAAAATTGTTCAACATTGCCAAATGCAATCTATTAATTTGACATACAACATGAAGTCAATTTATATAGAAGAGTGTGTTTAATGTATGATGTTtgcatttttgaacttttgtgCATGTGTTCTA
Proteins encoded in this region:
- the LOC129906772 gene encoding pickpocket protein 28 encodes the protein MKEKNPPGPDRIKMFTVGDSFDSMEHDFNMLPPAPLTATQQQRPPTPSTIKAPKSKLVNHMYHEYCMYTTIHGVQYLGQKRPFREKIVWIVALLISICFCTHLIYNTYIKWVETPVIVSFSEKSTPVWNIPFPAVTICSETKSIRNETFDFTQFYRHLMSFGGRVYEKPSNMSQIDLNRMRSLLQICGNHLVSDMNFPNFEQTNFEERLDEIVPQFERNFPFCKWVTHLGNCEDVFFKTYTEEGVCYTFNGLNASEIYRENTYQHIHYLSTQSSKSQKRKHPTKWSLQEGYDSDAGIETFPARVLGAGSRASLVVSLQSYENDFDYICRGALEGFKVTLHSPDDVPQVSRNFIRVPYDKEVVVLVKPNMIETMNAISDYEPSRRQCFFNNERYLKFFKIYTQSNCELECLSNYTLSKCGCVKFSMPRSPHTPVCDEKKIHCYDLAEDDLLIHEFGEGLNDPNLIDSEKKSKCNCLPSCTSLVYNTELSQGNYNMQKMLASHGDTQYMAENVGVRMSRLSMHFKENQFITSKRSELYGITDFVANCGGLLGLFMGFSALSIVEFFYYATVRLMTNIQDARRV